gagaccctttgggacagaacttaaaggaacagaggaggcggCGGTGGGCGTGTCTGGCTCTAAGGCCtgaaaacggttgtgagactgaggaaggtgggaaggacaaggagaggaagagcgcaacacgtgagcataagagacgcCAGCGAAACGGGGAGACagcgaacttggcgcctcgcctcaggataaGAAACCACAAAGAAAGCTAAGTACACGAAATGTTTCTCGTCGTAGAAAAACACCACAAACTGTGGAAAGTGGTTCTAGCAGTGATTTTAGCATGGAATTTATAAGTGATGAGGAAAGTGATGAAGATGGATCAGCCGAGCCTCCTCGAAGGCGTACACGTCCAGTACGTACTCGGCAGCCTAGGCCTAGTGATGCCTGGAGTCGTAGCAACACTCCCCCAATTGTTGATGATTTTACTGGAACCCCTGGCATGACCATTCCCAAACCTACGAGTGTACTATCATATATTCAACTGTTCTTTACCCGTTCATTGATTGAGTTCTTATCAACTGAAACAAATTTGTACGCCTCACAGATATTCCGGATGGCCAATGAAAATGTCGAAGATATTTGGAAACCAGTGAAGGTCAAAGAAATGGCCAGATTTTTGGGACTGTGCATATTGATGGGGATAAACAGGCTCCCAACTATGAGGATGTATTGGCAAACAACAAAACTATGGCATGTTCGGTTTTTCAACTTGTTTATGACGACGAAACGTTTCCAGCATATAAGCCAGTTTTTCCATACATTCAATAACAATGCAGTTCCCTtgaacaatactgataaattgatAAAAGTGAGACCAGTGATGGATTATTTGAAACAAAGGTTTGGAGAAGTTTACTTGGCAAAGAGAGAGTTGTGTTTAGATGAAGGTACAATGGCATGGCGTTGCCGACTCTTGTTCAAAGTATACATTCCAAACAAACCAGTCAAATATGGTGTGAAACTATATATGCTTGCTGAATCAACATCTGGACACTTATATGACTTTGACGTTTATTCAGGTATTGGTAAAACGATCATAGAAACAGTTACGGGGTTGATTCGGCCTCTAGTGAACAAGGGTCACCATTTGTACATGGATAATTACTACAACTCAGTTATCCTAACAGAAAAGTTGATTGAACTTGGGGTCtacacatgtggcacaattaGACTAATACCAAGGGAATTGCAAGCTCGAGCCCAGGTAGACTTCCAGTGGATACCACCGTATACCGCCGCAAAGATAACACCTTTGTTCTACTGTGGAAAGACAAGCGATTGGTCTCAATCATTACCAACATCCACAATATAGACACTCAGGAAGTTCAGCGAAGGAAACGAATTCGCAAACGCTACTGAACAACTGCACTAGaacaggtaacagtgaacaaacccactgcaatttgcgagtacaataagttcatgaaaggtgtgggccACTTCGGTCAAATGGTCAAGTATTACCATTTcaccaggaaaactcacaagtagACCAAGAAGATAACGTTTTATTTTCTGCAAATGGCtttgcataatgcctttgttttgtacaaatacaacaccagTGATCGCAAGAGGCAatcattgctacagttccacgaggtTGCAATTTGGTCCCTATTGAACTGGGGCACGGAAGAGTGGCCTCAAACAGCAACAACATCTTCACATTTGCATGAAAATGACCCTATGGGAGGGccaaaaaatgagggcagtaaactTTATTTAATATATGGGAGATGTTTATATATAGCGACTATTTCATCTGATAAAGAACCCTCAGAAAGATAAAGTAGAAGGCATTGTTCATAActcgagacatgatcactaccttatACAATTCTCAGAGGGATTGATTCCCATCCTACTTTCtggaaacaaacaaaaaaaataaacatataaatagaATTACTATCTTCTATGTTGACATCGATATTActtacttccccaatattagtacttaagacatatatctttACCAGTCTAATTACCTCcccaatttatattgtagttatttgttcatataaaaccttgctactgataccaaaatgaacgacgtagcacgaaaaTTGAGAAGAGAAAATTAAAAAGTATACACATTCAAGTGCCAGTGCAGTGTGCATGTtgatgggtgctcgttcacaggtAGGGTTCTGACGATTTTCGGGTTTGCTGTGGGTGGCACGCCGGGCATTTTTTTGGCCTTCCATGTATACATCcctttagagaattctattgcaaacaatttgataccaaaatgaacgacgtagCATGACAATTAAAATGAGAAAACTGAAAAGattatacacattttagtgtgggtGGGCGCTCCCGGGAAATACCAGTCTCACTCACCGTTGGGTGCGCTGGAGATCACCTGGCCGGCCACGCAAACGATcgcgttttttttatttttttgagaaACTCGCGAATCCTCAAATTAAGAGATTCGCCACattccgtgctgcttggaactttttgctgTGCGTAGCTGAATCCAGTTTTTATCTTTTTGATGGGGCGTTCTCCTTCTCCTTGTCCTACTATTTGTGGTTCTCcatctcctccttctcttcctttctGTTTGGGATTCTCTTCCTCCAAAATGAGCTTGTAATAACTGTATTATGTGCATCCCTATTGCTTGtgattctcttcctcctccttttcctcgtACTGTTTGTGATTCTCTTCTACCTCCTACTATTTCTGATTCTCTTCCTCCTCATTCTCCTCCTACTGTTTCTGTttcttttcctcctccttctccttctcctgtttctgattctcttcctcctccttctcctcctcctgtttctgattctcttcctcctccttttccttctattgtttgtgattctcctcctcttcctccttctccttgtAATTCTCTTGATATTTCTTCTTCCTCGACTTCCACATtaatgttaaatttaatgctagcaaatgGGTCTGAGGAATTAATATTCTTAGCCAACATTTTACATTCCACTTCATTATTACCGTCTTGAGGATCAGGTTTCATAACCACAAATTGGGGGTAGTGAATTTTCTTTCATTGGGAAAGTATCCATATAAAATCCACAATcaaatatatcttgacttgcagcATGGGTACATAATATCAACAATTTGTTCATGTAAAATCGTTTTCCTTCTGTCCCGGGCCTGAGGGGGTTGGAGCATATGGAACTTAACCTCCAAAGAGAGCTGTGGTTgctgcaccagactgttacttgcgtaCAGGTGGACAACGTCCCGCAACCAATATCTGCTAGAATGGACAACCAACCTCGGCAGTCATACTCCCGCTACCGTTGGTTGACCAGCAATGAACTCTGCAGTGCTTGAAGTTttctcaggagatcaccctgtacacGTCTTGATCTTGGAGGTTCAGCATCACATATCtaggggtgcggctccaacactggcctcgttgtgcggtgtacacaccctacttgagccgctgtgactccccactctctccttgtttggaatgatcttCTCAATCCCCCTTTTGTAAATtagtactttctctctctctctctctctctctctctctctctctctctctctctctctctctctctctctctctctctctctctctctctctctctctctctctctctctctctctctctctctctctctctctctctctctctctctctctctctctctctctctctctctctctctctctctctctctctctctctctctctctctctctctctctctctctctctctctctctctctctctctctctctctctctctctctctctctctctctctctctctctctctctctctctctctctctctctctctctctctctctctctctctctctctctctctctctctctctctctctctctctctctctctctctctctctctctctctctctctctctctctctctctctctctctctctctctctctctctctctctctctctctctctctctctctctctctctctctctctctctctctctctctctctctctctctctctctctctctctctctctctctctctctctctctctctctctctctctctctctctctctctctctctctctctctctctctctctctctctctctctctctctctctctctctctctctctctctctctctctctctctctctctctctctctctctctctctctctctctctctctctctctctctctctctctctctctctctctctctctctctctctctctctctctctctctctctctctctctctctctctctcctctctctctctctctctctctctctctctctctctctctctctctctctctctctctctctctctcctctctctctctctctctctctctctctctctctctctctctctctctctctctctctctctctctctctctctctctctctctctctctctctctctctctctctctctctctctctctctctctctctctctctctctctctctctctctctctctctctctctctctctctctctctctctctctctctctctctctctctctctctctctctctctctctctctctctctctctctctctctctctctctctctcctctctctctctctctctctctctctctctctctctctctctctctctctctctccctctctctctctctctctctctctctctctctctctctctctctctctctctctctccctctctctctctctctctctctctctctctctctctctctctctctctctctctctctctctctctctctctctctctctctctctctctctctctctccctctctctctctctctctctctctctctctctctctctctctctctctctctctccctctctctctctctctctctctctctctctctctctctctctctctcctctctctctctctctctcactctctctctctctctgaagatCCCTGAAGATATATATGACAACTTGCTGCATGGGTACATGAAATCCATGTACCAATTAAAAATTGTCCAAACTTGATTTATGTAAAATGATTCTTTATTATGAAAATATATGTGGCCTTTATTATATTTTGAAAGAAAGTCATTAAAGGGTTGTATTATTGTTTTGTCAGTTTCAGCTGTAtttttaggattatacgaaaaTGGTGGTTTAGGAACAATGAAGATGCCTTTAAAAGTATTTATATCTTCAATAAACAGGGTGAATAATAATTTTAAAATGGATTGCCTGATGACGGATTGTAATGTTTGCTGGAAAATGGATTGTAATGTTTGCTGGATAATGGATTGTAATGTCCCTTGAGGTACTTCATGTACTTCATAGAACTCTGATTAATTGATGAGTGATTAACTGGTGATGGATTGTAATATCTCCTGAGAGAATTCAGAGGAACCGGTTTGATTGATGGAGGAATGAAATGTTACTTCTGGTATTTCTGAAGACTCTGTAACGTTTCTAGAGGTACTTTAGAGGACGCTGTTTCATCTGTTTGTAATTCTTCTTCTCCAACTCctgtttcttcttcttcctcctcgtcctccacattaatatgaaatttaatgcTAGTAAAAGTATTTAATGTATTAACGTTCTTAGCCTCTATTTTGCATttcacctcattattaccttctttaagttcaagtttcattaccacaaatggcggTAATGAATCTGATTCTTCTTCCGTTGGGAAATCATATTTATAAAATCCCTGAACAAATATGTCATGACTGGCTGCATTGAAACATGATATCCACTGTCTGTTCATGTAAATAGGTTTGGTTCCATTTTGTGAATTTGTACGTACTGCTTCTATATGGTTCTTTAATTGCACATCTTCTATTTCATTTACATCAGTATAAACATCAGGCTTGAAATCAGGAATATTCCATTGAAATAAAAGAATTGGATTTTTAGAATAATACCCCTTATCATGCACAGAATTTTGCCATATTTTATCTATGTAAAAAGAATCTTTATGATACAAATATCGGTGGGCTTGATTATAATTTAAAGTAAAGTCATTAAAAGGTTTTATTACTCTATTCCAAATTTCGAGTCTATTCTTAGGGTTATACGAAAATGGTGGTTTAGGAATAACAACGAGACGCATATAAGTTTTTATATCCACGATAAAAGGGGAGAATAATGATTCCAAAATAGATTTCCTGATGGCAGATTGTACTgtttgggtgatgatggactgtaAAGTTTCTGGGGATACTTCAGAGGAGGACTTTGTTTGACTAATGACAAACTGCATTGTTTAATTGATGAGAGATTGTAACATTTCTCGAGATAATTCATATGATTCTGCTTGACTGATGAATGATTGTAACTTTTGACTAATGATAGATTGTAATGTTTCTGGTGACACGTCTGAGGAGGACTCTATTTGACTGTTGGAGGATTGCAATGTTCCTTAAAGTGCTTCAAATGATTCTGTTTGACTACTTGAagattgtaatgtttcttgaggtaaTTCAgtggcctcagtttgtaatgtttctttagGCAGTTCAGAATCcttagtttgtaatgtttcttgaggcggtTCAGaatcctcagtttgtaatgtttcctgAGGCAGTTCAGTatgctcagtttgtaatgtttccagAGGCGATTCAGaatcctcagtttgtaatgtttcttgaggcggtTCAGaatcctcagtttgtaatgtttcctgAGGCAGTTCAGTatgctcagtttgtaatgtttcctgAGGCGATTCAGaatcctcagtttgtaatgtttcttggggCAGTTCAAAGACCTCagattgtaatgtttcttgaggcagttcagaggcttcagtttgtaatgtttcttgaggcagttcagaatcctcagtttgtaatgtttcttgaggcagttcagaatcctcagtttgtaatgtttcttggggCAGTTCAAAGACCTCagattgtaatgtttcttgaggcagttcagaggcttcagtttgtaatgtttcttgaggcagttcagaatcCTCAGTTTGTAAGGTTTCTGGagacagttcagaggcctcagtttgttaggtttcttgaggcagttcagattgGAGATATATTAAGAGAGGTATACAGTATAGATATAATGTTTTATAACAATCTTGTGTGTTTTAGAGGAACTCTTGAAATCTCAAAATGAAAAcgattaataaattattatttttaatgtgcCTCGTAGTTTTTCCAAGACACCAACTGCTTCTTATAATGTTGTGTGCATCTATAAAAATCATTAAACAACGCAATTGGAGCCATATTAAAAGAGGTATAGAGATATTATGTTTTAAAACATT
This is a stretch of genomic DNA from Procambarus clarkii isolate CNS0578487 chromosome 45, FALCON_Pclarkii_2.0, whole genome shotgun sequence. It encodes these proteins:
- the LOC138350315 gene encoding piggyBac transposable element-derived protein 4-like, with protein sequence MEFISDEESDEDGSAEPPRRRTRPVRTRQPRPSDAWSRSNTPPIVDDFTGTPGMTIPKPTSVLSYIQLFFTRSLIEFLSTETNLYASQIFRMANENVEDIWKPVKVKEMARFLGLCILMGINRLPTMRMYWQTTKLWHVRFFNLFMTTKRFQHISQFFHTFNNNAVPLNNTDKLIKVRPVMDYLKQRFGEVYLAKRELCLDEGTMAWRCRLLFKVYIPNKPVKYGVKLYMLAESTSGHLYDFDVYSGIGKTIIETVTGLIRPLVNKGHHLYMDNYYNSVILTEKLIELGVYTCGTIRLIPRELQARAQVDFQWIPPYTAAKITPLFYCGKTSDWSQSLPTSTI
- the LOC123770078 gene encoding 110 kDa antigen-like, coding for MNQAGVKPCQGEEQVDSGSSEGADRADDNVAREDDDEGESAERLLEVVERPDEDLRLSLMMQVEEWRGAAAVWAPGAMEELQVELPPPGGVSKGRSFRGGMKMFVKSSGMDVIEMAGVRRKQGTETLQTEDSELPQETLQTEASELPQETLQSEVFELPQETLQTEDSELPQETLQTEDSELPQETLQTEASELPQETLQSEVFELPQETLQTEDSESPQETLQTEHTELPQETLQTEDSEPPQETLQTEDSESPLETLQTEHTELPQETLQTEDSEPPQETLQTKDSELPKETLQTEATELPQETLQSSSSQTESFEAL